The DNA sequence ATCGCTGAAAGTTGTAAGAATTGTTTCATGTCTCGGTAGTGAAAGATTGAATAGGTGAACATGCACGGTTTTGGGGCATGTCAAATTTTACTGTTTATGAATGATCAACTATTCGAAATAATGGATGGTTGCACGGTTCGATGTAAATAGGCCAACTATTTTTCCACGAAAAACTGAGGATCTATAAAAAAATCTTGCATAGTTAGGAATCCTTACTATATTGCATGCATCAACATCAATTCACCATTAATCAGTTGACATCATGGCAACATCCATTTTCTACCACGCGGGCTGCCCCGTTTGTGTAAGCGCTGAACAAGACATCGTCCAATTGATCGGCGAAGAGCAAGTCGAAGTCGTTCACCTTGGAACCGACAAAGGCCGAATTTCTGAGGCGGAACGTGCAGGCGTCGAATCTGTCCCAGCATTGGTGACCCCGACAGGTAATGTACTGCACATCAATTTCGGGGCTTCCATGGCTGATGTGAAGGGCTAGTATTTTTTTATTTACGCCATCTTGTTAGGAGTCCTAATTT is a window from the Pontibacter sp. G13 genome containing:
- a CDS encoding thioredoxin family protein, translating into MATSIFYHAGCPVCVSAEQDIVQLIGEEQVEVVHLGTDKGRISEAERAGVESVPALVTPTGNVLHINFGASMADVKG